Sequence from the Polypterus senegalus isolate Bchr_013 chromosome 3, ASM1683550v1, whole genome shotgun sequence genome:
GGCAAGTATCTAATTTTCTTTCTAGAAACAAGgcaataatatttttactttgacattaatgaCCTTGAATGCAGATGGACAGAGAAATCAAAGAAAGAACGGCCTTACGTCAACAACACTGAACTAGAACATATTACTGAGATCATCTTTATGCTATCAGATTTTACAGAACCAATAGTCCCCAAGTATAAACATGCATTAGAATCCTCTAAAACATTTATCCTTATTTTCTTGGCTACTGTCTAGTAGAAACTGCAAAATACATCCCTATATTCAGTAAAGTTCtactttacttttaaatatttgcatattggtttgagtattgttttaatacataaaagtaaaaaagtgagAACTTGAAAATGGTCATCAGTTAGGGTAAGACTTCAAGCTACATTGTTTCAtgtgcttaaaatatattaatgtcaCTATATCAGACCAAAAAACCACCATCACATAGGATTaccttgacagggtgaagatagCCCTGCATTCTCAATGGCTGAACATGATCTACCACGTTGTTTCCTTGGTCCAGGGTCTGGGTAAGATGAGCAATGTAATTTGCAGCCAGTATTAGGATGTCCAGTTTTGACAGTTTTGTGTCAGGTGGGACCGAAGGCAAAGCTGCTTGCAAATTGTGAAACGCCTGCCTTAAATTTTGAACCCTGCTCCGTTCCCGTGCTGCATTCGCAGGGTACGGTTGGGATTTGCCCACATTCTGATGGTTCCTGGTGCTTGCTCCCATCTGTCaaaggcagaaaagaaaaatgaaattccaAGACTTATAACTTTAGAGATATCAACAGGTTGTCAccttaattttttaaatcttcatACTGGTATTTGAGAAAGACTGTTACtgtatgctgcggtgggctggcgccctgcccgggcattgtttcctgccttgtgctggctgggattggctccagcagacccccgtgaccctgtagttaagatatccatccatccattgtctaacccactgaatctgaatacagggtcacttTGGATTgggtctttggattgtgggaggaaaccggagcgcccggaggaaacccacgcagacacggggagaacatgcaaactccacgcagggaggacccaggaagcgaacctgggtctcctaactgcgaggcagcagcgctaccactgcgccaccgtgccgcccagttaAGATATAGCatgttgaataatggatggatggatggatggatgttactatATGCCTTAAAAGTGGTCTCCATACTAAATTCAGTGAAATTGTGAGACTTAGTATGTCACACATAAAATTGATGGATTCACATAAATATAACTTATTAATTAATTAGCAGTCGCAAGGATATAAAGCGTATCCaggcagcactgagtgcaagggaggaAACTATCCTGGATGGGGAATCAGTCTATTGCAGGGTCTACtcaaagacaaacacacacactcacaacccACAAAGGGCCAGTTTGGTGTCACCAGTTACCTAATCTGCATTGACTGGGGAtgagggaggaaaactggagtgacTAGAAAAATTCTGCCACAAACGTAGAGAGAACATGGATAACATCTGCACAGGATGgtggatttttgtttttagatCTCTGCTCGTTGTTATGTGATGAGTTTGGTGCCTTTTGTTTATATCAAAAGCAAACTGCGATTTAGTGAtttttacagatgagatattATGGTGACTGATATTATGACATTTTGAAATTATACAACAAAGATTGCTTATAATGGCTTgcgtatattttatttattttaaactacagTGTGAATACATTATTATCCTCTAAAGAAACATATGGTCTCTCTtactaataaatacaaataaaattactttagGAAACAGACATTCATGTATTTAATAAACTGTGAGTCAAGTATGAGACAGAAATCTGTGGTCTTGCTTCATGTAATGACAAATTCAGCCTGTGtgattacaaatataatacatacagtacatataatacGTATCATATGAATCATGTCTCAAAAGCATATtggaaaatgttacatttattatgCTAGATAAAACATCAAGACACAACAAATTGACCAATTTCTGATCATCTAGCAAAGCTGTAAAAAGGTCCATCTTCCAGCCTTTTAACACCATCCTTCTTACTTTAAATGTACGGAGAGAACACATTTCAGCTCGTTGGCTTTCTGCTTCCCAACTACCTTAATGtacaacaaaactcacccttttCCTCTCATCTTTAAGTGCCTGTCGACTGTAGAATCCTGCTTTTCTGTGTTCAAGTCTTGTGTAAGACGAAAGCAGTGCAGAACCTGTCCTCATCTCAAAAGAAGTGGATGTTATTCTATTTGTTGTAAATTCAGCCATCATTAAAAAGTTACTAGTTCTGTTTGAACATTTAAGtctttttctgttcaccctgaaAGTATCCGGGCTAAGGAAAAACAACAAAGATTCACAGCTCAAATATCCATTTGCCTGATGTAAGGATTTTAATAAAGCAATTTCTCATCCTCCTTTCTTATCTACTTTGAGCTAATGAGGGAATAGTCTACTAGCCCTTATCTCTAGACCATGCGTTTCTCTCACTCCCACTGTTTCTTTGGCAAAGTCAGCCTCTGGgggcaagaaaaaaaatgcatttgcaaaGCACGTCGTACAAATTGCCCTTGTACAGCTTGAAGATCAAAAAAGCATTTGACCCTGATTGCCTTAGACACCCAAGTTACGCAGGTAACTATGCTGGATTTTGCATCATATTAATGCACtaaaacagtttcatttttttttcttataaatatgTGCACTATGTGGAGCACCTGGGACAACCTGGACTACTGGTAAGGATGAGCCTTCTCCCCTTATCTGGCAGAGGGGACAAAATAGTAGACAGAAGGGGGAGATAGATAGACACTCAAGAGTGCATGATGCCTCGACTTGCTGTGTGCCAGTATTCCTAGGCTAGTGTGCCCATGAACATGGCTGCAGGGTATGCTGGAATGTGCACTTCTGTAGGACTGCTCTGCTGGATCCAATGGgtaccaccagagggagctgcaggaaggaCCTGTTCTTACTTTTCAGAGCTCCTGTCAGACCCAGGAGTGCTTACTACTTGTGGTGTCCTGACACTGGAAGAACTCCTCATCCAGCATTACAGGGACTGCTTCTTCTCACATGGAGAGTCAACACTGGGAGAGGAGTTGAGTGAGTCTTCTCTTAGTTATGGACTGTTAAATAGAAGAAACCTGTgaaacatatttgtaaataatgcGATTGTGTTTGCTCTGAAACTGTGTTAGTAGGGTTGTGCCAAGGATTTGGGGGTTGTGAGATGCCCCTTCAGGCCACAGCACATATtctgtacatgtgaaaatattGTTGCTATTActattacatttacatatatacagtgcatccagaaagtattcactgcacatcactttttccacattttgttatgttacagccttattccaaaatcaattaaatttttttttctcagaattctacacacaacaccccataattacaacatgaaaaaagtttacttgaggtttttgcaaatttattaaaaataaaaaaactgagaaatcacatgtacataagtattcacagcctttactcaatacttcgtcgatgcacctttggcagcaattacagcctcaagtctttttgaatatgatgccacaaacttcacacacctatccttggccagtttcactcattcctctttgcagcacctctcaagctccatcaggttggatgggaagcgtcggtgcacagccattttaagatctctccagagatgttcaatcgtattcaagtctaggctctggcagggccactcaaagacattctcagagttgtcctgaagccactcctttgatatcttggctgtgtgcttagggtcgttgtcctgctgaaagatgaaccgtcgccccagtctgaggtcaagagcgctctctggagcaggttttcatccaggatgtgtctgtacattgctgcagtcatctttccctttatcccgactagtctcccagttcctgcctctgaaaaacatccccacagcatgatgctgccaccaccatgcttcactgtagggatggtattggcctggtgatgagcggtgcctggtttcctcaaagcgtggcgcctggcattcacaccaaagagttcaatctttgtctcatcagaccagagaattttgtttctcatggtctgagagtccttcaggcgccttttggcaaactccaggcgggctgccatgtgccttttactaagaagtggcttccgtctggccactctaccatgcaggcctgattggtgggttgctgcagagatggttgttcttctggaaggttctcctctctccacagaggacctctggagctctgacagagtgaccatcgggttcttggtcacctccctgaccaaggcccttctcctccgatcgctcagtttagatggccggccagctctaggaagagtcctggttgtttcgaact
This genomic interval carries:
- the LOC120525833 gene encoding transcription factor 24-like, with amino-acid sequence MMAEFTTNRITSTSFEMRTGSALLSSYTRLEHRKAGFYSRQALKDERKRMGASTRNHQNVGKSQPYPANAARERSRVQNLRQAFHNLQAALPSVPPDTKLSKLDILILAANYIAHLTQTLDQGNNVVDHVQPLRMQGYLHPVKKWPMRSHLYSGAVGEILTGVYPKQKDIASGEQCGRAAP